The Arthrobacter oryzae DNA window GTGGGCGCCGGCACCGGCGGCACCAGCGCCACTATCGGCAGGTACCTGCGCTACCACCGCCATGACACTCAGCTCGCCGTCGTGGATCCGGAGAACTCCGCTTTCTACCCGGGGTGGAGGGACGGCGTGGCCGGCTTCAGCACCGGGATGCCGTCACGCATCGAGGGCATCGGCCGGCCGCGAATGGAGCCCAGCTTCATTCCAGCCGTGATCGACCACATGATCCAGGTACCCGATGCGGCGTCCGTGGCCGCTATGCGGCACTTGTGGAACCTGGCCGGGTTGCACGCCGGCCCGTCCACCGGAACCAACCTCTGGGGTGTGTGGCAGCTGATCGCCGGGATGGTCGCGGAGGGCCGGCGGGGCAGCGTCGTGTCGCTGATGTGCGACGCCGGCGACCGGTATGCCGGCAGCTACTACGACGAGCAGTGGTTGGAGGCCCGCGGCCTGGATCCGAGGCCGCATGAGGCAGCCATCCGGGATTTCTTCGAGACCGGAACCTGGCCGGCCTAGATTTCCACCGAATCTCCGCTGGAGAGGTGAGCATATTCGGTGCCGTACTTGGCTCCCAGCCGCTTCACATGGCCCTCGATGAGGCCAAGTCCCGTTTCGTTGAGCAGGGCGTCGTGGATAGGGAACGCCCTGGGGGCGCGGACACCAATGACGAAGTCCACCACCTCCCCCACTTTGTTCCAGGGCGCGTGAACCGGGACCAGGAGGGTCCGGACACCGATGCCGTCGGGAATCACGAACGAGTCACCGGGGTGGTACACGTTGGAGTCGATCAGGTACCCGATGTTGGCCACCACGGGAATCTGCGGGTGGATTAGCGCGTGCTGCCCGCCGAAGGCGTGGACCTCGAACCCGGCGGCCGTGAACGCCGAGCCCGGCTCGACGTCGCGGATCCGGGAATCGGCAAACGGCGCCTCGGACCGCAGTGTTGCAGCCACCCCGGCCGGGGCAAAAACCAGGAGCGATTCGTTGCCGCGCAACGCTGACACCACCGCCGGTACATCGATGTGGTCGCCGTGTTCGTGGGTGACCAGCACGGCCCCGGCGGAGTCGAGGGCCCGGCCCGTTTCGGAGAACGTGCCGGGATCTATCACCAGCACCTGGCCGTCTTTCTCGAGCCGGACACAGGCGTGGGTGTATTTGGTCAGCTTCATGATGCCAGCCTAGGTGCGGCCGCGCGGCAGTGTCCACGAACCCGTCCACGAACCCGGTTCCCAACTCCCGGCTGGTAATCTTGGACATTGCCCACACTCCTTAGGGAAGCGAGACAATCCATGGCCCACGGCGCCAAAGCCGACGGCACAAAGCTCTCCGCACCGGCTTCCGCCGGCGGCAAGGAGCAGCGTGTCACCAAGCAGCGACTGGCGGTGAGCGCCGCACTGGACGACCTGGACGACTTCGTCAGCACGCAGGAGCTTTACCGGATGTTGCAGAACCAGGGCACCTCCGTGTCGCTGGCCACTGCCTACCGGATCCTGCAGTCGCTCGCCGACGACGGGCTGGTGGATGTCCTGCGCAACGGCGAGGGCGAGGCCGTCTACCGGAGGTGCGCCGTCACCGGCCACCACCATCACCTGCTGTGCCGGAACTGCGGCAAGGCCGTGGAAGTGGAAGCTCCCGCCGTCGAGACCTGGGCTGCCCGGACTGCCGCGGAACACGGCTACACCGAAGTGGCGCATACCGTGGAGATCTACGGCCTGTGCCCGGACTGCACCGCCCGCAAGGCCGCCGGAGGCTGACGGGCTATGAAGCTGCTGCCGGGAGGACGCGTCCGTTGAGGCCCCGCCCGGCGCGTATCCCGCCGACGATCCGGCACACAAGGTAGATCAGGAATGACAGCGTGGTCACATACGGGCTGATCGGAATCCGTCCGCCCAGGGCAAGCATGATTCCGCCCACTGTAGCGGTGACCGCGAAGGCGACGCTAAGGATCACCACAAGCCGCGGCGAGGAAGTCACGCGGAGCGCCGCGGCGGCCGGCGTGATCAGCAGCGCGAGCACCAGGAGGGCCCCCACCACCTGGATGGACAGCGCCACGCTGACACCCAGCAACACCATGAAAGCGATGCCCAGCGTCCGGACGGGCACGCCCCGTGCCTCCGCCACTTCCGGATCCACGCTCGCAAAAGTGAGCGGCCGCCAGATGGCCACCAAGGCAATCATCACCACCACCGCAGCCGTGGCCAGCACCTGCAGCTGGACTGTGTCGACGGAGACGATCTGTCCCGTCAGCAGGCCGAACTTGTTGGAGGCCCGCCCTTCGTAAAGGGACAGGAAAAGGATGCCGAGGCCAAGCCCGAAAGGCATGATCACGCCGATGATGGAATTCTTGTCCCGGGCACGGACGCCCATGACGCCCAGGAGTAGCGCCGCGAGCACCGAACCGATGAGGGACCCGAACACGATGTCGGCTCCGATCAGCAGCGCAAAAGCAGCCCCAGCGAAGGAAAGCTCGGAGATGCCGTGGACCGCGAAAGCGAGGTCCCGTTTCATCACGAAGGTGCCCATGAGCCCGCCGAGCAGGCCGAGCACTGCTCCTGCCCAGATGGAGTTCTGGACGAGGGCCAGCAGTTCGCCGTAGTTGTCGAAATTGAAGATGGAACCCAGGATGCTGTCGAAATCCACTTAGCCCACCTCCCCTGCCACTGAATGCGCGTCCTCGTGGTGGTGGGTGGCGCCCTCCGGCAGCCCCACCACGATCAACCGGCCGTTGGCGCGGATCACTTCGACCCGGCTGCCGTAGAGGCCCGACAGTACTTCCGTGGTCATCACGTCGGCGGGCCTGCCCACCCGGAACCGTCCGCCCGCAAGGTAGAGGACGCGGTCCACATAGTCGATGATCGGATTGATTTCGTGCGTGACGAAGACAACGGCGCTGTCCCGGGTGCGGCATTGCTCGTTGATCAATGCACTGACGGCCTGCTGGTGCTGGAGGTCCAGGGACAGCAGCGGTTCGTCGCACAGCAGGACCTGCGGATCGGCGGCCAGCGACTGGGCCACCCTCAGCCTCTGCTGTTCGCCGCCGGAGAGCTGGCCCACCGGGACGTTGGCGTAGTCGGAGGCTCCCACGAGATCGAGCAGCTCATCGATCCTGTGGTTGGCCTTGGCACCGCCCAGCCGCAGCCCCCAGCGGTGGCCGTCGACGCCCAGCCCCACCAGGTCGCGGGCACGCAGGGGCGTGTCCGGCGAGAAGGACTTCTGCTGCGGAATGTAGCCGATGAGGCTGCTGCCGCGTTCCACAGGGCGGCCGCCGAGCGTAGCCGTCCCGGAGTGGAGTTCCTGCAGGCCCAGGAGGACTTTCAGGAGCGTGGTCTTGCCGCTGCCGTTCGGGCCGAGGACCGCAAAGAACTCGCCGGGATTGATATCGAGGTCCAGGTCCTCCCACAGTGTCCGTTGGCCGAACTTCAGGGTGGCTCCGCGGAGGCTCACTACCGGTTTCAACGTTTCTTTATCCTCGATTCATTCGGGGCGGATCGCCCCCACCATCTTAGGACTGCCGGTTAGTTTTCCAGGGCCTGTTTGATGCTGTCCACGTTGCCGCTCATCCACTCTACGTAGGTTTTTCCTTCCGGGAGGGTTTCGCTGAAGTCCAGCACGGGAACGCCCGCAGCTTCGGCTGCTTTCCGGAGGGCCTGCGTCTGCGGACTTTCCGTCTGCGTGTTGTAGGCCAGGAACTTGATGTCCTTCGAACCGGCCAGTTCCGTGGCTTCCTTGAGGACCGCCGGCGGCACATCGGCGTCTTCCTCGATGGCGGCCGTGTAGTCCGCAGGAGTCTTGTTGACCAGCCCGGCGGTCTCGAACAGGTACAGCGGCACCGGTTCGGTGACCGCGACGGGTGCCTGGGCGGCCGTCGCGGCCAGCCCGGCAACTTGGCTGTTCAGCCCGGCAATCTCCTCTTTGAACGAGTCGGCGTTGGCCTGGAAGGTTGCTGCGGACGACGGCTCCAGCGCGGTGAGCTTGGCCTCGACGGCATCGGCCAGTTTGGTCATGGCGTCCAGGCTGTACCAGACGTGCTCGTTGAATTCACCGTCATGGGAGTGACCGTGTTCGTCGGCTTCGGCTGTGGATGCGGCGGCCGGTTCCTCGTCGGGAGCCAGCCCGGAAACCTCGACGGCGCTGATGATGTTGTCGTGGCCCACGTTGCTGTCGTCGGCCAGCTTGTGCAGGAAGTCGTCGTAGCCGCCACCGTTTTCAACAACCAGCCGGGCCTTGGATACCGCCAGTTTGTCCTGGGTGGTGGCCTCGTAGGAATGCGGGTCCTGGCTGGCCTTGGTAATGAGCGCCTTGACGTTCACTTTGCCGCCGCCGATTTCCCGGACGATGTCGCCGTAGACGTTCGTGGAGGTGACCACCTCGATGGTGCCGGTTTCGGCCTGCTGGCCGCCCGCCGTCGTACTGCAGGCTGACAGCAGCAGGCTCAGGCCGGCGAAGGCGGTGACGGAAAAGACGGCGGAACGGCGCACGGAAGGACCTCGATCTGTGGGTATTGGGACACGCTTGATGAGAATCAGGAGCATTAGCAACACAACGAGTGTAGCCCTAAATAGGAATGATTCCTATTTAGGGCCACAGCGTCCTACTCGCCGTCTGGCTGGCCTAGCCTGCGGATGCCCTTCGCCTGGGTGGCGTCGCGGATCTCGCCCACCAGCTGCTCGATGACGTCTTCCAGGAACAGCACTCCCCTGGTGTTGCCCTCGGGCCCGATGACGCGCGCCAGGTGCGAACCGGTGCGCTGCATCACGGACATGGCCTTTTCAATCTCGTCATCCATGGAAAGGTTTGCCAGCGACCTGATCCGGCTCTCGGCAATCGGGTGTTCGTACCCCGCTTCCGGGATGGACAGCACGTCCTTGATGTGGAGGTAGCCGGAGAGCATGCCGTCCTCGTCCATCATCGGGAACCGGGAGAACCCGGTACGGCTGACAGCCTTTTCGAACTCGACCGGCGTGGTGGGCGTCTTCATCATGACCAGCTTGTCGAGCGGCACCATGATGTTGGACGCCGTGTACTCGGAGAATTCCAGCGCACCTGTGATCAGGCCGGCGTCGTCATCCACCAGGCCGTGACGGGTGGATTCCTGCACGATCGACTGGACCTCCTCCAGGGTGAACGAGGAGTTGACCTCGTCCTTGGGCTCGATCCGCATAAGGCGCAGGATGTGGTTGGCGGACCAGTTGAGGGCCACGATCACCGGGTTCACGAGCCGCGCAATGAACATCAGCGGCGGCGCCAGCAGCAGGGCTGCCTTGTCCGCGACGGACACCGAGATGTTCTTGGGCACCATCTCGCCGAAGGTCACGTGCAGGAAGGTCACCACCATGAGCGCCACGGCGAAGGCCACCACGTCGGCCAGTTCCATCGGCATGCCGACAGCCTCCAGCGGTACGGCCATCAGGTGGTGGATGGCCGGTTCGGCCACCTGCAGGATCAGCAGGGAGCAGACCGTGATGCCCAGCTGGGCGCACGCAAGCATGAGGGACACGTTTTCCATGGCCCGCAGCGTGGTTTGCGCCCGCATGGAGCCTGCCTCCGCCAGCGGCTCGATCTGGCTCCGCCGGGCGGACATCACCGCGAATTCCGCCGCCACGAAGAAGGCGTTGCCGATCAGCAGGATGACCAGCCAGAGAATTCCCACCCAGTCGCTCATGCCGCACCGCCCTGGCCGGCAACTTGCTGTTCGCCCCGGACCGGAGACGGCTTGAAGCAGATCCGGTCGATCCGGCGCCCGTCCATGCGGGTCACGCTCAACGTGCCCCCGCCGACGTCCACCTTGTCTCCCACGGCGGCGATCCGGCCGAGCTGGCTCATGACGTAGCCGCCGACTGTCTCGTAGGCGGACTCATCGGGCACCGTGAGTCCGGGAATCTGCTCGGACAGCTCATCCGGGCGCAGGAGGCCGGGGAAGTACCAGTCCCCCGACGCGCTCTGGAGCAGTCCGGGCCGCACCTTGTCGTGTTCATCGGCGACTTCCCCGACGATTTCCTCCACGAGGTCCTCCAGGGTGGCAATTCCCGCCGTGCCGCCGTATTCATCCAGCACAACGGCCAGCTGCATGTTTCCTTCGCGCAGTTCGGCCAGCAGGGCATCAAGGTGGATGGTTTCGGGAACCCTGAGGACGTCCGTCATGATCGCGCCAGCCTCGAGGTTGGGACGCCGGTCCGACGGAACGGCGATCGCCTTCTTGACGTGGACCAGACCGCGGATGTCGTCGGCCGACTCACCGACCACCGGGAAGCGTGAATATCCGGTCCGCCGGGCGGCGTCGACAATGTCCGAGACCGGCTGCTCGGCACTGATGGTCTCCAGACGGATCCGGGGAGTCATCACGTCGGCGGCCGTCCGGCCGGAGAACTTGAGCGTGCGCGCGATGAAGTTGGCCGTTCCGGCATCCAGTGTCCCCATGGCGGCGGAACGCCGGACCAGGGATGCCAGTTCGGCCGGTGTCCGCGCACCCGAGATCTCCTCCTTGGCTTCGAGTCCGAAGACGTTCAGCACCTTGTTGGAGAAGCCGTTCAGCACAATGATGGCCGGCTTGAAGATGGCCGTGAACACCAGCTGGGGGCGGGCCACGGCCTTGCCGATCGGCAAGGACAGCGCAATAGCCATGTTCTTGGGCACCAGCTCGCCGATCAGCATGGACAGCAGGGTGGCGATGGTCATCGCCATCACCAGTGAAACCGAAGCCGCTGCAGCCTCCGGAACACCGGCCGCGGTCAGCGGCCCTTCCAGCAGCTTTCCTACGGACGGCTCCATGACGTAACCGGTCAGCAGGGTGGTCAGTGTGATGCCGAGCTGGCAGCTGGACAGCTGGGTGGACAGCGATTTAAGGCACTTGAGCAGGGGGACGGCCGCAGCGTCGCCGCTGTCGACGGCCCGCTGGACCGTTGCCTGGTCGAGGGCGACGAGGGAAAATTCAACGGCGACGAAGAAGCCTGTGCCGAGGATGAGCAGGATGCCTGCTCCAAGGAGTAACCATTCCATCAGCGGCCGGCCCCCGGCCGTCCGGGGAACGGGATCCCTGCCCCGCGGTCAGAGGGCGCTGCGGAAGCGTGCGCCCGTATGTCCGGCAGAGGGAAAGGGGTGTTGGCGGGAGAACCGCCCGGCGGAGGATGGTCGGCCGGTGCCGACCCTTTTTCCTGGAAGGCTGCGGCGTGTACTGCTGCAGAATGATGGGCGCGTGAACGGGGTTTGCCGGCTCTGCGGGTGGACTGCGGGGAGCTGGTGTTCGTGCTCCGCTGACAGCCCCCAGGCCGGCACCTAGATTTACTGTCCATAAGAGTTTCAGTCTACAGGAGCGGCTGCAGCGTCCAGCAGCGGCACGGAGCCGCCGGCCCGCTCCCCTGCCGGTGTTCGCTACCAGCTCTGCGGCACGGGCCGACCCTCCTCATAACCGGCAGCCGACTGGATTCCCGCCACGGCACGCTCGCGGAATCCGGCCAGGTCCGCGGCGCCGGCGTAGCTCATGGAACTCCGGAGACCCGCCGTGATCATGTCCACCAGATCCTCGACGCCCGGGCGCGCGGGGTCCAGGTACATCCGCGAGGTGGAGATGCCTTCTTCGAAGAGTGCCTTACGGTCCTTTTCAAAAGCGCCCTCGCGCTGGTTCCGGTTCTGCACTGCCCTGGCCGAGGCCATGCCGAAGCTCTCCTTATACAAGCGGCCGTTGGCGTCCGGCTGCAGGTCCCCCGGGCTTTCGTGCGTCCCGGCGAACCAGGAGCCGATCATGACCTGGCTGGCGCCTGCCGCCAGCGCCAGGGCCACGTCCCGCGGATACCGCACGCCGCCGTCGGCCCAGATCCGTCCTCCGGCCGCGCGTGCCGCGGCGGCGCACTCCAGCACGGCGGAGAGCTGGGGGCGGCCCACGGCGGTCATCATGCGCGTAGTGCACATGGCCCCCGGACCGACGCCCACCTTGACGATGTTCGCCCCGGCCTGAATCAGTTCCCGGGTGGCATCCGCCGTCACGACGTTGCCGGCCACGAGGGGAACGGCGGGATCCAGGCCCCGGACCGCCGCCAGGGCGTCGAACATCTTCTGCTGGTGCCCGTGGGCGGTATCGATCACCAGGACATCGACGCCGGCGGCCAGCAGTTCAGCCGCCCGGCCCGCCACGTCGCCGTTAATTCCGACGGCGGCCGCCACCTTGAGCTTTCCCGCCGCATCGAGGAGGGGCCGGTAGATGGTTGAACGAAGCGCGCCCTTGCGGGTCAGGACCCCCGCCAGGGAACCGCCGACCTGCACGGGCGCGAAATCCGTCCCTGCGGCGTCCATGGCCTCGAAGGCCTTCCGCAGGGAAGCATCGCGGGTGCCGGAGCCTGTGCCGGTTCCGGCATCCGTCCCGGCGCCGAACGCTGACGCATCCAGCACCAGGGCCTGCCGCATGACCGAGGCAAGCGACGCAAAACGGTCCTGCCCCTCACAGTCCGCCGCGCGGACAACTCCCACTACCGTGCCGGCGTCGTCCACCACGGCAACCGCCCCGTGCGGCCGCTTGCCCATCAGGTGAAGGGCGTCAATGACGGTTTCCGAGGCCAGCAGGCTCACCGGAGTCTCAAGAACGGTATGGCGCGACTTGATCCACGCGGTGACGTCCCGGAGCACCTCAAGCGGAACGTCCTGCGGCAGGACCGCCAGCCCTCCGCGGCGGGCCATGGTCTCGGCCATGCGCTTCCCGGTCACGGCCGTCATGTTGGCCACCACCAGCGGGATGGACGCCCCGGTGCCGTCGTCGGCGGAGAGGTCGACATCCAGCCGCGACGTAACATCCGATCGCGAGGGCACCAGGAAGGCGTCCGAGTAGGTCAGGTCAGTGGACGGTTCACTCAAAAAACGCACGGCTGCTCCTCGTCGAAAATGGGGTCTCCAGTGCGAGTCTAGGCGAGAGCGCGGCCACCCACCGGGACGGCAACGGGACAGCGCCGGCGACGGCACCGGGACAGCACCGCGGGCTGTTCCGAGACCTGATTCATACAAGTGTTTCGCCGCTACATGATTTGGGTCACCCTTATTGGCAGTTAACAGGGAATCCTCACTAGACTGGCAAAGGTCTGAGTTCACAGGACGCAGAGACTGGTTCGATTGTTGTGCTGAGGCACCGAAGGCGACCAGAGGGAAATCAAACTCATGGAAGAGGCGTATTTCAAGTGCCAGAGCAGCCTAGCCACCGTCTACCAGAGGAATTTGGCGGAAACGAGTGGCTCGTTGACGAACTGTACGAGCGTTACCAGCAGGACAAGAACACGGTAGATGCCAAGTGGTGGCCCCTGTTCGAATCCTTCGACGCCGGTGACAGCTCGTCTTCCAACGGGACCTCGGGTGCAGCGGCGCCCGCTGACCCCGCAACCCGCGAACTTCCAGTTGTAGCTCCCGCACCGGCACCGTCGCCGGCAGCACCTGCCAAACCCGCAGCGGCCGCTCCTGCCCAGCCCGCTCCCGCCCAGCCGCAGGCAGCGCCGGCTGCAGCTCCGGCGAAGAAAGCACCCGCCACCATCGCCCGGGACGGCTCGAAAAAGCCCGAATCCGCAGGCGCCCCGCCCATCCCCGCCCAGCTGCCCAAGAACGTCAAGGCACCCACGGCTCCGGAAGAGGACATCGTCTCCGTCCTCCGCGGACCGGCCAAGGCCATCGCTTCGAACATGGTCACCAGCCTGGAAGTTCCCACTGCCACCAGCGTCCGTGCCATCCCGGCCAAGCTGCTCATCGACAACCGGGTGGTCATCAACTCCAACCTGGCCCGCGCCCGCGGTGGCAAGGTTTCCTTCACGCACCTCATCGGTTATGCCGTCATCCGCGCCCTTTCCCAGTTCCCCTCCATGAACGTCTACTACGACGAAGTGGACGGCAAGCCCGTTGCGGTCCAGCCTGCCCACGTGAACTTCGGCATCGCCATCGACATGCCCAAGCCGGACGGCACGCGCCTGCTGATGGTCCCGAACATCAAGAAGGCGGAGACCCTCAACTTCTCCGAGTTCTGGCACACCTACGAGGATCTGATCAAGCGCGCCCGCAACGGCAAGCTGACCGCAGATGACCACTCCGGCACCACGGTATCCCTCACCAACCCGGGCGGCATCGGCACCGTGCACTCCGTGCCCCGCCTTTCCAAGGGCCAGGCTGCCATCATCGGCGTCGGCGCACTGGACTACCCGGCCGAGTTCCAGGGTGCCAGCGAGAAGATCATCGCGCACAACGCCATCAGCAAGGTCCTCACGCTGACCTCCACGTATGACCACCGCGTCATCCAGGGTGCCGGCAGCGGCGAGTTCCTGAAGCTCGTGCACCAGCTCCTGCTGGGTGCGCAGAACTTCTACGACGAAATCTTCGAGTCACTGCGCATCCCGTACGAGCCCGTGCGCTGGAGCCCGGACCTGCAGGTCGACCCGGCCGACCAGATCAACAAGGTCGCCCGGATCCAGCAGCTGATCCACTCCTACCGCGTGCGCGGCCACCTCATGGCCGACACCGATCCGCTGGAATACGTCCAGCGCAAGCACCCGGACCTGGATGTCCTCACCTACGGCCTGACCCTGTGGGACCTCGACCGCGAATGGCCCACGGGCGGCTTCGGCGGCAAGCCCATGCTGGCGTTCCGCGACATCCTGGGCGTGCTCCGCGATGCCTACTGCCGCACCACCGGCATCGAGTACATGCATATCCAGGACCCTGCCGAGCGCAAGTGGTTCCAGGACCAGCTGGAGCACCCGTATTCCAAGCCGAGCCGCGAAGAGCAGCTGCGCATCGTGTCCAAGCTCAACGCCGCGGAAGCCTTCGAAACCTTCCTGCAGACCAAGTTCGTGGGCCAGAAGCGCTTCTCGCTGGAGGGCGGCGAGTCGCTGATCCCGCTGCTGGACGCCATCATCTCCGATGCTGCCGACGACAACCTCGATGAAGTGGCGATCGGCATGGCCCACCGCGGCCGCCTGAACGTGCTGACCAACATCGCCGGCAAGACCTACGCACAGGTCTTCCGCGAATTCGAGGGCACCCAGGACCCGCGCTCCGTGCAGGGCTCCGGCGACGTCAAGTACCACCTCGGCACCGAGGGCACCTTCACCTCGGACAACGGCAAGGAGACCAAGGTCTACCTCGCCGCCAACCCCTCGCACCTCGAGGCCGTGGACTCCGTCCTCGAAGGCATTGTCCGCGCCAAGCAGGACCGCCTGGACCAGGGGGAGGCCTTCCCCGTGCTCCCCATCATGGTCCACGGTGACGCAGCATTCGCGGGCCAGGGAGTGGTGGCGGAAACGCTGAATCTCTCCCAGCTGCGCGGCTACCGCACCGGCGGTACCATCCACGTGGTGGTCAACAACCAGGTGGGCTTCACCACGGCTCCGTCCTCGTCGCGCTCCTCCACCTACTCCACGGACGTCGCCAAGATGATCCAGGCTCCGGTGTTCCACGTGAACGGCGACGACCCGGAGGCCGTGGTCCGCATCGGCCAGCTTGCCTACGAGTTCCGCCAGCGTTTCCACAAGGACGTTGTCATCGACATGGTCTGCTACCGGCGCCGCGGTCACAACGAGGGCGACGACCCCTCGATGACCCAGCCGCTGATGTACAACCTGATCGAAGCCAAGCGCTCGGTCCGCAAGCTGTACACCGAATCGCTGATCGGCCGCGGCGACATCACCGAGGAAGAAGCAGAGCAGCTGCTCCGCGACTACCAGGAACGGCTGGAACGCGTCTTCGCCGAGACCCACGCAGCGCAGACCTCGCCGATCCCGATCATCACCGCGGATTCGGCAGCCGTGTCCGACATCGAACGGCCCAGCGCCCAGCAGTCGGACTCCGGCATCAACGCCCCCGCTTCCACCG harbors:
- a CDS encoding multifunctional oxoglutarate decarboxylase/oxoglutarate dehydrogenase thiamine pyrophosphate-binding subunit/dihydrolipoyllysine-residue succinyltransferase subunit, with the translated sequence MPEQPSHRLPEEFGGNEWLVDELYERYQQDKNTVDAKWWPLFESFDAGDSSSSNGTSGAAAPADPATRELPVVAPAPAPSPAAPAKPAAAAPAQPAPAQPQAAPAAAPAKKAPATIARDGSKKPESAGAPPIPAQLPKNVKAPTAPEEDIVSVLRGPAKAIASNMVTSLEVPTATSVRAIPAKLLIDNRVVINSNLARARGGKVSFTHLIGYAVIRALSQFPSMNVYYDEVDGKPVAVQPAHVNFGIAIDMPKPDGTRLLMVPNIKKAETLNFSEFWHTYEDLIKRARNGKLTADDHSGTTVSLTNPGGIGTVHSVPRLSKGQAAIIGVGALDYPAEFQGASEKIIAHNAISKVLTLTSTYDHRVIQGAGSGEFLKLVHQLLLGAQNFYDEIFESLRIPYEPVRWSPDLQVDPADQINKVARIQQLIHSYRVRGHLMADTDPLEYVQRKHPDLDVLTYGLTLWDLDREWPTGGFGGKPMLAFRDILGVLRDAYCRTTGIEYMHIQDPAERKWFQDQLEHPYSKPSREEQLRIVSKLNAAEAFETFLQTKFVGQKRFSLEGGESLIPLLDAIISDAADDNLDEVAIGMAHRGRLNVLTNIAGKTYAQVFREFEGTQDPRSVQGSGDVKYHLGTEGTFTSDNGKETKVYLAANPSHLEAVDSVLEGIVRAKQDRLDQGEAFPVLPIMVHGDAAFAGQGVVAETLNLSQLRGYRTGGTIHVVVNNQVGFTTAPSSSRSSTYSTDVAKMIQAPVFHVNGDDPEAVVRIGQLAYEFRQRFHKDVVIDMVCYRRRGHNEGDDPSMTQPLMYNLIEAKRSVRKLYTESLIGRGDITEEEAEQLLRDYQERLERVFAETHAAQTSPIPIITADSAAVSDIERPSAQQSDSGINAPASTAISADTLARIGKAHIEIPEGFTVHAKLKQLLEKREQMSREGGIDWGFGEIAAFGSLIMEGVPVRLAGQDSRRGTFVQRHAVFHDRANGNEWLPLGNLSDDQAKLWIYDSLLSEYAAMGFEYGYSVERPDALVLWEAQFGDFVNGAQTIIDEFISSAEQKWGQRSSLVLMLPHGYEGQGPDHSSARIERFLQLCAEDNMIVANPTTSASHFHLLRRQAYSRPRKPLIIFTPKQLLRLKAAASSVEDFTTGAFRPVIGEHEQLQADAVERVLLVSGRLYYDLLSTRQKTGDKTTAIVRVEQLYPLPAAEIAAELAKYPNAEVVWAQDEPANQGPWPFMGLNLPEALDRRVKLVSRPASASTAAGSMKRHAAEQDTLLKQAFARK